Proteins from a genomic interval of Micromonospora sp. NBC_00389:
- a CDS encoding sortase domain-containing protein — translation MTQGNSLPAPSDYQVAGWYAGGPMPGEPGGPPAVIVGHVDSHTGPGVFYRLRDLVVGSEVQVRDIAGSVMSFRIYRLDEYPKDRFPAGAVYAPSERAELRLITCTGTFDRRAGSYRDNLVAYATLVGGGS, via the coding sequence TTGACACAGGGCAACTCACTGCCCGCCCCCAGCGACTATCAGGTGGCCGGTTGGTATGCGGGCGGCCCGATGCCGGGGGAGCCAGGAGGTCCACCGGCGGTGATCGTGGGTCACGTGGACTCCCACACCGGCCCAGGGGTCTTCTACCGGTTGCGGGACCTGGTGGTGGGTAGTGAGGTTCAGGTCCGCGACATCGCCGGGTCGGTTATGAGTTTCCGGATTTATCGGCTCGACGAGTATCCGAAGGACAGGTTTCCCGCTGGCGCGGTCTACGCCCCCAGTGAGCGGGCGGAATTGCGGCTGATCACCTGCACCGGCACGTTCGACCGGCGGGCGGGCAGCTATCGGGACAACCTCGTCGCGTACGCCACTCTTGTCGGCGGTGGCTCATGA
- a CDS encoding IS110 family transposase, protein MSINPNPTAMRVTAGVDWAKDDHAVCVLGDQGEVLDRFTVPHDAAGLKRMAARLLRAGVEQVGIERGDGPVVQTLMRAGLTVYVIPPGQVKNLRSRYGSAGNKDDRFDAYVLADVVRTDVRRLRPMVVDSEQTTALRGSVRARRDLVTHRVAAANQLRAHLQIVFPAAATLFADIDSPITLTFLGRFTTQQAADWLSPKRLAVWLRSVSYSGGVDPAVLHARLLAAPRGVTGEPAGIHAGTTTALVAVLRTLTAQIQILAASIGEQLDAHPDAPIFTSLPRSGSVRAARLLAEIGDARGRFPTRESLTCLAGVAPSTRQSGKVKTVMFRWGADKQLRDALCDFAGDSRRANPWAADLYAKATARGCDHPHAVRILARAWAHIIWRCWQDNVPYNPATHGTLQTLLNQNQPTAA, encoded by the coding sequence GTGAGTATCAACCCCAACCCCACTGCCATGCGCGTCACGGCGGGGGTGGACTGGGCCAAGGACGACCACGCCGTCTGCGTGCTCGGCGATCAAGGGGAGGTCCTGGACCGGTTCACCGTGCCGCACGACGCGGCCGGGTTGAAGCGGATGGCCGCCCGGCTGCTGCGCGCCGGTGTCGAGCAGGTCGGCATCGAACGCGGCGACGGACCGGTGGTCCAGACCCTGATGCGGGCCGGACTGACCGTGTACGTGATCCCGCCCGGTCAGGTGAAGAACCTGCGCAGCCGGTACGGATCGGCCGGGAACAAGGACGACCGATTCGACGCCTACGTCCTGGCCGACGTGGTCCGCACCGACGTCCGCCGGCTGCGACCCATGGTTGTCGACAGCGAGCAGACCACCGCGCTGCGCGGCAGCGTCCGCGCCCGCCGAGACCTCGTCACCCACCGGGTCGCCGCAGCCAACCAGCTGCGGGCACACCTGCAGATCGTGTTCCCCGCCGCCGCAACGCTGTTCGCCGACATCGACTCGCCGATCACTCTGACCTTCCTGGGCCGGTTCACCACCCAGCAGGCCGCGGACTGGCTCTCGCCCAAACGCCTCGCCGTCTGGCTGCGCTCCGTCTCATACAGCGGAGGCGTTGACCCGGCCGTGCTGCACGCCCGGCTGCTTGCCGCACCCCGCGGCGTCACCGGCGAGCCCGCCGGCATCCACGCGGGCACCACCACCGCGCTGGTCGCCGTCCTGCGAACCCTGACAGCCCAGATCCAGATCCTGGCCGCCAGCATCGGCGAACAACTGGACGCGCATCCCGACGCGCCGATCTTCACGTCCCTGCCCCGCTCCGGCAGCGTCCGGGCCGCCCGGCTGCTCGCCGAAATCGGCGACGCCCGCGGACGGTTCCCCACCCGCGAATCGCTGACCTGCCTCGCCGGGGTCGCCCCCTCGACCCGACAATCGGGCAAGGTCAAGACCGTCATGTTCCGCTGGGGCGCCGACAAACAACTGCGCGACGCCCTCTGCGATTTCGCCGGCGACTCCCGCCGCGCCAACCCCTGGGCCGCCGATCTATACGCAAAAGCAACCGCCCGCGGCTGCGACCACCCCCACGCCGTCCGCATCCTCGCCCGCGCCTGGGCACACATCATCTGGCGCTGCTGGCAGGACAACGTCCCCTACAACCCAGCCACCCACGGCACCCTCCAAACCCTCCTCAACCAAAACCAACCAACAGCCGCCTGA